The following are encoded together in the Mumia sp. Pv4-285 genome:
- a CDS encoding threonine aldolase family protein codes for MAAFASDNYAPAHPAILEAVAAANTGHVVSYGDDRWTARLGEVVRHHFGDQAQAYPVFNGTGANVVSLGALLPRWGSAIVTDVAHLHTDENAAPERVAGIKLLPVSAPDGKLTTDALDQYAANLGDPHRAQPLAVSLTQSTELGTVYSIDEVRRIVDAAHAYGMRVHVDGSRIANAAAHLGVGLGALTTELGIDALSFGGTKNGILLGEAVVVLAPDAVSGLEFMRKTSMQLASKMRYVSAQLAALLDPEDDLWLRNATASNARASQMRAGVDSLAVELAADGRVHESGAPLLHVEQPTQANVVFPTLPKAVADVVRAEHPFYDWRPGAHPDLVESRWMCSWDTTSEDVDAFLASLRKAFG; via the coding sequence GTGGCAGCATTCGCATCCGACAACTACGCCCCCGCCCACCCGGCGATCCTCGAGGCCGTCGCCGCGGCCAACACCGGGCACGTCGTCTCGTACGGCGACGACCGCTGGACCGCACGCCTCGGCGAGGTCGTACGACACCACTTCGGCGACCAGGCCCAGGCGTACCCGGTGTTCAACGGCACCGGCGCCAACGTCGTCTCCCTCGGCGCGCTCCTCCCCCGCTGGGGGTCGGCGATCGTCACCGACGTCGCCCACCTGCACACCGACGAGAACGCCGCCCCCGAACGCGTCGCCGGCATCAAGCTGCTCCCCGTCTCGGCGCCCGACGGCAAGCTGACGACCGACGCGCTCGACCAGTACGCCGCCAACCTCGGCGACCCGCACCGTGCGCAGCCACTGGCGGTGTCGCTGACGCAGTCCACCGAGCTCGGCACGGTGTACTCGATCGACGAGGTACGCCGCATCGTCGACGCCGCCCACGCGTACGGGATGCGGGTCCACGTCGACGGGTCCCGCATCGCCAACGCCGCCGCACACCTCGGCGTCGGTCTCGGCGCCCTCACGACCGAGCTCGGCATCGACGCCCTGTCCTTCGGCGGCACCAAGAACGGCATCCTGCTCGGTGAAGCCGTCGTCGTCCTCGCGCCCGATGCCGTCTCCGGGCTCGAGTTCATGCGCAAGACGTCGATGCAGCTCGCCTCGAAGATGCGGTACGTCTCGGCGCAGCTCGCCGCCCTCCTCGACCCGGAGGACGACCTCTGGCTCCGCAACGCCACCGCGTCGAACGCACGCGCCTCTCAGATGCGTGCCGGCGTCGACTCGCTCGCCGTCGAGCTCGCCGCGGACGGCCGGGTGCACGAGTCGGGTGCGCCGCTCCTGCACGTCGAGCAGCCGACGCAGGCGAACGTCGTCTTCCCGACGTTGCCGAAGGCGGTCGCTGACGTCGTGCGCGCCGAGCACCCGTTCTACGACTGGCGCCCCGGAGCCCATCCGGACCTCGTCGAGTCCCGGTGGATGTGCTCGTGGGACACCACCAGCGAGGACGTCGACGCCTTCCTTGCGAGCCTCCGTAAGGCGTTCGGATGA
- a CDS encoding SelT/SelW/SelH family protein, whose product MEIVYCTMCQWLLRAGWMAQELLSTFSTELGAVTLVPKTGGVFRITVDDHVVWDRKTDGGFPDAAELKRRVRDQIDPDRELGHADRTTPTGDAG is encoded by the coding sequence GTGGAGATCGTCTACTGCACGATGTGCCAGTGGCTGCTGCGCGCCGGATGGATGGCGCAGGAGCTGCTCAGCACCTTCAGCACCGAGCTCGGCGCGGTCACGCTGGTCCCCAAGACCGGAGGGGTCTTCCGGATCACGGTGGACGACCACGTCGTCTGGGACCGCAAGACCGACGGCGGGTTCCCGGACGCTGCGGAGCTCAAGCGCCGGGTCCGCGACCAGATCGACCCTGATCGCGAGCTCGGGCACGCAGACCGTACGACGCCGACGGGCGACGCAGGATGA